The Brachyhypopomus gauderio isolate BG-103 chromosome 7, BGAUD_0.2, whole genome shotgun sequence genome has a window encoding:
- the LOC143518391 gene encoding uncharacterized protein LOC143518391 isoform X2 codes for MNRRNDVTDQPENREQHTDEMEDQKEKAKQLDKRENEQNERQKQLDEREKELGEGEKQQKEREKQVVEREKDLYQREKQQNEREKQLTEREKQLNERDKHRNEREKQQNEREKQRNKRDKWLEERAKQVDEREKQADEREKLLDEREKQQNERDQRLDKRKKPQNEMLQENTFCLDSKGTWRPHSSSVTYVSIISGKTLGAHERFLQMLHEQIPDLQEVSTVEECDVILLFCSIVSGTRADIEAALKLITEADSKPAVLVVLHYTFDPDRILKDSSRYVMRKNTNTVDCLFYEDEGLLDCVKNKEALSRVSAWIENQRYKGSNPEKNTKESTIQISEYSKGTWRPHSSSVYHNKSHVFTWMQPQSRQESTIQISEYSKGTWRPHSSSVTYVSVINGKTFGSHERFLQMLHEQTPDLQEVSTVEECDVILLFCPIVSSAETDIEAALKLITETVSKPAVLVVFHHTFDPDRIVPDSSRSVTRKNTTTVDCLFYEDQGLLQCTRNTEAVRRVVEYIKESRGRSIMCE; via the exons ATGAACAGAAGGAATGATGTGACAGACCAACCGGAGAACAGAGAACAACACACAGATGAGATGGAAGACCAAAAGGAAAAAGCGAAACAGTTAGATAAAAGAGAAAACGAGCAAAACGAAAGACAGAAACAGCtagatgaaagagagaaagaactaggtgaaggagagaaacagcaaaaagagagagaaaagcaggtagttgaaagagagaaagatctatatcaaagagagaaacagcaaaatgaaagagagaaacagttaactgaaagagagaaacagctaAATGAAAGAGATAAACACCgaaatgaaagagagaaacagcaaaatgaaagagagaaacagcgaAATAAAAGGGACAAATGGCTAGAAGAAAGAGCGAAACAGGTAGATGAAAGAGAGAAGCAGGCAGATGAAAGAGAGAAGCTACTagatgaaagagagaaacagcaaAATGAAAGAGACCAACGACTAGATAAAAGAAAAAAGCCACAAAAtgaaatgctacaagaaaacacattttgtttgg ACTCCAAAGGGACCTGGAGACCCCATTCCAGCTCGGTCACATACGTCTCTATCAtaagtggaaaaacacttggTGCTCATGAACGCTTTCTGCAAATGCTCCATGAACAAATACCAGACCTGCAGGAGGTGTCTacagtggaggagtgtgatgtcaTTCTGCTGTTTTGCTCCATTGTGTCAGGGACTAGAGCTGACATTGAAGCAGCACTGAAGCTCATTACTGAAGCAG ACTCTAAGCCTGCTGTTCTAGTGGTGCTCCATTACACATTTGACCCAGACCGCATTTTAAAAGACAGCAGCAGATATGTAATgaggaagaacacaaacacagtggACTGTCTGTTCTATGAGGATGAGGGACTTCTAGACTGTGTGAAGAATAAAGAGGCTCTCAGTAGAGTTTCAGCATGGATTGAGAATCAG AGATACAAAGGATCTAATCCTgaaaaaaacacaaag GAAAGCACCATACAGATAAGTGAAT ACTCCAAAGGGACCTGGAGACCTCATTCCAGCTCGGTCTACCACAACAAATCGCacgtgtttacatggatgcagccacaaagccgccag GAAAGCACCATACAGATAAGTGAAT ACTCCAAAGGGACCTGGAGACCCCATTCCAGCTCGGTCACATACGTCTCTGTCATAAATGGAAAAACATTTGGTTCTCATGAACGCTTTCTACAAATGCTCCATGAACAAACACCAGACCTGCAGGAGGTGTCTacagtggaggagtgtgatgttaTTCTGCTGTTCTGCCCCATTGTGTCATCGGCTGAAACTGATATTGAAGCAGCACTGAAGCTCATTACTGAAACAG TCTCCAAGCCTGCTGTTCTAGTGGTGTTCCATCACACATTTGACCCAGACCGCATTgtaccagacagcagcagatctgTAACCAGGAAGAACACGACCACAGTGGACTGTCTGTTCTATGAGGACCAGGGACTGTTGCAGTGCACAAGGAACACTGAAGCTGTGAGAAGAGTTGTGGAATACATTAAGG AATCCAGGGGCAGATCCATCATGTG TGAATGA
- the LOC143518391 gene encoding uncharacterized protein LOC143518391 isoform X1: MQRQTAETGHSAEHHSVHHEGVEGVKGEDEGSAETGRKTRATEEMNRRNDVTDQPENREQHTDEMEDQKEKAKQLDKRENEQNERQKQLDEREKELGEGEKQQKEREKQVVEREKDLYQREKQQNEREKQLTEREKQLNERDKHRNEREKQQNEREKQRNKRDKWLEERAKQVDEREKQADEREKLLDEREKQQNERDQRLDKRKKPQNEMLQENTFCLDSKGTWRPHSSSVTYVSIISGKTLGAHERFLQMLHEQIPDLQEVSTVEECDVILLFCSIVSGTRADIEAALKLITEADSKPAVLVVLHYTFDPDRILKDSSRYVMRKNTNTVDCLFYEDEGLLDCVKNKEALSRVSAWIENQRYKGSNPEKNTKESTIQISEYSKGTWRPHSSSVYHNKSHVFTWMQPQSRQESTIQISEYSKGTWRPHSSSVTYVSVINGKTFGSHERFLQMLHEQTPDLQEVSTVEECDVILLFCPIVSSAETDIEAALKLITETVSKPAVLVVFHHTFDPDRIVPDSSRSVTRKNTTTVDCLFYEDQGLLQCTRNTEAVRRVVEYIKESRGRSIMCE; this comes from the exons ATGCAGAGACAAACTGCAGAAACAG GACACTCAGCTGAGCACCACAGTGTCCATCATGAGGGTGTAGAAGGTGTGAAGGGTGAAGATGAAGGCAGTGCAGAGACGGGGAGAAAGACCAGAGCAACAGAAGAGATGAACAGAAGGAATGATGTGACAGACCAACCGGAGAACAGAGAACAACACACAGATGAGATGGAAGACCAAAAGGAAAAAGCGAAACAGTTAGATAAAAGAGAAAACGAGCAAAACGAAAGACAGAAACAGCtagatgaaagagagaaagaactaggtgaaggagagaaacagcaaaaagagagagaaaagcaggtagttgaaagagagaaagatctatatcaaagagagaaacagcaaaatgaaagagagaaacagttaactgaaagagagaaacagctaAATGAAAGAGATAAACACCgaaatgaaagagagaaacagcaaaatgaaagagagaaacagcgaAATAAAAGGGACAAATGGCTAGAAGAAAGAGCGAAACAGGTAGATGAAAGAGAGAAGCAGGCAGATGAAAGAGAGAAGCTACTagatgaaagagagaaacagcaaAATGAAAGAGACCAACGACTAGATAAAAGAAAAAAGCCACAAAAtgaaatgctacaagaaaacacattttgtttgg ACTCCAAAGGGACCTGGAGACCCCATTCCAGCTCGGTCACATACGTCTCTATCAtaagtggaaaaacacttggTGCTCATGAACGCTTTCTGCAAATGCTCCATGAACAAATACCAGACCTGCAGGAGGTGTCTacagtggaggagtgtgatgtcaTTCTGCTGTTTTGCTCCATTGTGTCAGGGACTAGAGCTGACATTGAAGCAGCACTGAAGCTCATTACTGAAGCAG ACTCTAAGCCTGCTGTTCTAGTGGTGCTCCATTACACATTTGACCCAGACCGCATTTTAAAAGACAGCAGCAGATATGTAATgaggaagaacacaaacacagtggACTGTCTGTTCTATGAGGATGAGGGACTTCTAGACTGTGTGAAGAATAAAGAGGCTCTCAGTAGAGTTTCAGCATGGATTGAGAATCAG AGATACAAAGGATCTAATCCTgaaaaaaacacaaag GAAAGCACCATACAGATAAGTGAAT ACTCCAAAGGGACCTGGAGACCTCATTCCAGCTCGGTCTACCACAACAAATCGCacgtgtttacatggatgcagccacaaagccgccag GAAAGCACCATACAGATAAGTGAAT ACTCCAAAGGGACCTGGAGACCCCATTCCAGCTCGGTCACATACGTCTCTGTCATAAATGGAAAAACATTTGGTTCTCATGAACGCTTTCTACAAATGCTCCATGAACAAACACCAGACCTGCAGGAGGTGTCTacagtggaggagtgtgatgttaTTCTGCTGTTCTGCCCCATTGTGTCATCGGCTGAAACTGATATTGAAGCAGCACTGAAGCTCATTACTGAAACAG TCTCCAAGCCTGCTGTTCTAGTGGTGTTCCATCACACATTTGACCCAGACCGCATTgtaccagacagcagcagatctgTAACCAGGAAGAACACGACCACAGTGGACTGTCTGTTCTATGAGGACCAGGGACTGTTGCAGTGCACAAGGAACACTGAAGCTGTGAGAAGAGTTGTGGAATACATTAAGG AATCCAGGGGCAGATCCATCATGTG TGAATGA